ATGTAGTTTAATTTGCTCTTTCATTAAGATTAACTTGCAAAACATATGATATTTCTTCCTACTGTATTTATGTTCTGCAAGACATAGTCATTCTGTAAAGCATCCCCGGAAGGGCTAATGAATTCCTTGGGAGTGACATGAAGTATGGTAAATCCGTTATGCTCATTTCCGAATGTTCTGGGATGCATTCATTTGGAGTCGGTGAACTAAAAAAATGCTATGATAGCTGTGAAATGTATTTGATGGGAAATAGCAAGTAAAATATAATGGTTGTCCTTTTGCTAACCGATATTCACTTTTGTTAGGTCGACCCCACAAACATTGTATATTAAACTTCATAGCAGATTGTTCTCATGTTGCCATCTAAAATGATTTCCACATTGAACAGTAATGCATGATGAAGACCATTGTATCACTACACGTGATGCATATATAAGGTGTGAGCAGACTGCCCAGACCCATGTTTTTCTCTATTCATTTGTGCCAAGGCATCCAGACCCATGTTTTACTGTTGACTTTTATAGCAGATTATGTTGGGCAATTCTTTCTTATGTTTGTAACACTTGACGTTAATGAAGATAGAAGGTGCGGATGGATTTGGCCATGTTGAAATGTATTATATATAGCGGCCAGCTCCTTTCCAAATTTCTGGTTCCGATGGTGCTCAATGTATGTTCATGAACCAATCAGTATAGAAACaatgattttgatgaatgtttaCGATAACCCAAGACCTTCAAAAACTAGAGTCATGCCCGCCTTCTTTTGATGTCTTTAATCCAAATCTGTTCACAAAAATCTAGTACAAGTGCACGCTACAAGACATGAAAAACGAGTTCTACTTGTTGTGGTACACAAAGAAACAAGTAAAGATGAGGTGAAACTGGTTAGCCAAACAGGGAAGCAGACATGGACGGCAAGGAGCCACATCATCATACTAGTACTCCCATTTCTCACCACTATCTTTGCTTAAAAAGATCTTAGTTTGGCCAAGCATAATCAGTAATCATCACCACACATCCAGGGGCCCTATCTGCTACTAATTTCACCCCAAAAGCCATGGACAGGATGCAGCCCAAACATCAAGCCGTGTGATACGCGTGCAGCAAAGTGGGGAAAGGGGCAATCCCGGAACGAGGCCAACCACAAGCAGAGGACAGCAGACCTACCACACACGAGAATGGCAAAGTTTGGAGGTGAAATCATACCATACCATACCATACCATGCTTGCACGACGGATCAGGTAGGTAAAGAACCAGCGCTGGCAAAGTACATACAATCATCACAAGCCACTTGAAGGTTCCAATTCAATCGCATCACTCAACAACAATAGGACGACAATCGTCATCGGCAAAGAGAAAAAGGGGAGAAAAGAAACCAAAAACCTCAATTTGTCCTAGTAGCAAAAATCTGGCGGCGCGTTGGCCGCCAATCGCCGAATCAATAGGGTAGCAGCTCGCCTCTCCCCGCGAATCGCACGGAGAGAAAGAATCCCCTGAGGAAACAGGGGGATTTCAGCGGTGCGCCGTGACGAGCGTCTCGATGAAGCGCAGGCCGTCGAACCGCGGCGCGAACTTGTCGTCCGTGCCGGAGCCGCCGCTCGCCCCGCTCGGCGCCGAGGATTCCTGCGGAAAGCGGAACATGTAAGAACAGAGCAGTCCAAGAAGCCGTCCGTCGCCGTCGTGATCCCAAATCAAAATCGAGAGCGGGTTGCTATCGAAGGAGGAGATTCTTTGCGGAGGGTGGGAGGGGAGGATTTAGGGAGAAGGCGGGTGAGGGAGGAGGCCGTGATCCGTACCCGCTGGCGGAGGAGGAACTCGTCGCATctgccgacggcgacggcggcggcgggctccgtcGGGGCGCAGTCGCAGGCGAGGAGCTCGGCGCCGGAGGCCACGGCGACGGCGGCCGCGGAGGCGACGGCGGCTGCGACGCCCCACATCATCGTCGACGGCGGCTGGCTGGTAGGGACGGCACGAGGGGGGGTTCTTTGCTTGGGCAGGGCAGGCTGGAACGGAGGTGACGGCTAGCCGCGTAGTGTTTTTTATATAGCGCTGCAGGAAGGAAGGCGCGGCCGGACCTGAGCGCGGAATTTAACGGGGTTGAAATGCTGGAGCCGTGTCCGGGAGAACGGACGGACGGACGGGGTGTGGATTTCGCTGGCGAATGGGCCCGGTTTGCCATTAGCAAGGTGTCTGGAAATTTTTGGCGCGTCGGTTCAGCATGCACAAACGCGCAGCACCGAGTCGGGCGACGTGCTGGTCGGCGTGAGGCCGGAACAAGCCAGAGCatgattaatagtatagccaacaatgagccatatgaagttgccacatcattTATATAGCCAACCTATATAATAGCTATTTATAAAATAGTACCACTTCATTAATGGATGGCCCATCTTACAATCTCACATTGTTTCTTGGAGCACGTGCTGCAGCCGGCTCTTAATCTACAGCCCGTTTCCCTTCTCTTTCCTCTTCTCTCCCATCCAACTCAGCAAATATATAATATTTTAATCCTTGCAGCATGCTGACTgtaccttattatacttgctctcagAGATGGAGACGACGCGGCACGGCTGGGTGCGGCGTCGCTACCCCGAGGCGGGGCAAAGGGTTGACAAGTGCGGGAGATGGTCGGCGGTGCCTCAGACCGCCTCTTCCACTTCTCGGCCTTCATGTCTGGGAGGATGAGGAGGCGCTACAACGACGTCAACCGTGGGCGATAAACGACGGTGACGAGCGGATCACAAAAGTAGCTTcattgttactccctccgttccaaattagttgACTTGAATTTTTCTAAATACGAATGTATCTATACTTGTTTAGTGTCTAGATACATTCATGTCTAGATAAATATGGATCAAGTAACTTGAAACGGATGGAGTATGGCCTAAGTAGCTTCCCAGATGACACTTGACGGTTCGCATGCAGTCAGTAGCAATCTGAATTTTTTGTAGGTACACATCACTACCCAAAGACAATCCGTCTGCGCATGCCAAAGCCTCTAAAGTTTCACGTTCAATAAGATCCCTGACCCTGATGATCACCACTAAGGATCCAATGTAAGCTCCCTCTTGAGTCGGGCAAATTGTAGCTATTGCACCCATGTTTGCCTTGAAAATGCCGTGTCCGCATAATCTTTCTTTATGTAAAAGGAAAATAATGATTTTTTATTCAAATAAGTTTAGAGGAATAGTTACAATATCATGTGCTTGAATGAACCAAACATGTCTACCTATATCCAAAGACAACGGAAAATTAGCTAAGGAATCTGCATCAAAATTTAAACTTCTACTCTCATGAGTCTGCATAATTTTTCTTGTGTAGGGAAAAGCACGGCCCAAAAACTCGAACTGAAGGAGAAAAAAGAACAAATCCTAGAAGCAAAAGAAAAAAGTCCCTTTGGTTCCATCGACCCGTCAAACCACCTGTTGAAAATAGGCCTCTTACTAGGGGTGCTCCTATTCTCCTAAAAGGAAACTAGAGGTGCTCCTATTTGGCAACCTGCACGACAGGAAACTGGACACCTCTGCCCCCCCTTCCCCTGTGAGCCTTCTGGGTCGGACCATGTGGGGCATGAGGTGCCCCCTGTTTTTTtagatttgaaaaaaaaaattctgcTTTCAAAAAACGTTCACGGATTCAAAAAATGATCAGCGAATCCAAGACCAGttcttgaattcaaaaaaaatcatgatttcaaaagaatgaacattttttattttgatgaactatttttatgAGTGTTTCTTAATAATGATCAACATTTTCCTGAATTttaatgaacaaattttgaattcaatAAACATTTCTTTGAACTTGATGACATGTTgaagacattttttgaaaaaaatgatgaacaaattttgattcaatgcaatttttttgaaatcgatgatttttttttgaattttatgaaCCTTTTTTTATCCGATGAACAATTTTTAGTACAATGAACAAAATCTAAATTTGATGATCTTTTTGATTTTTTAACATTTTTAGCTCAATGAacaaaaaattcacaaatttgaaaaataaatttcacgaaaaagtaaagaaaaaagaagcaaaaaaaggaaaataaaaacaaaaaggaaaaggaaaaaaacagaaaaatgggccggcccatactAACACCGGAGGGAGTGTGCGCGCCAGGTCGCTCTTGGGCGACCTGCGGGTTACTAACGCAGCGACCAAACAAGAAAAGCTAGCGAGGCGGCAAAAAAGGAGCGCGTGCGAGCCAGCCTGCACATGCACACGAATCTTGACGCTCATACTACTACCTCCGTGCTAGTTTATTAGTCCCCTGTATATTTATGGTCATATTTTAACCatgattttaactaataaaatataagttaTACATAGTAAAAACAATATCatcggaaactatgttcaaatacaaattcaatgatataattttttgttagATGCATTTAACATTTCGATGGTTGAATCTATAGTGAAACTTTGACACAAAATACGAAAGGACCAACAaaacaggacggaggtagtacatcttGTGGCCATGACATCTTTGACCCTAAATCTAGGCGATTTCCAAAAAGTACAATAATACAGAATAGGCTATGCAGGAGCTAAAGCTTTTTTGGGATGTGGAGCAGGTAGTGCCCTGCCTTTGTCGGTCGATGGTGCTTGCCATCCCCATCGACCTGCCTTCCTCGCCGAGTGCTCATGGTACTCACAAACCCCACTTTGCGCCAAAAAAAAAAACCCCACTGATCAGCCACCAGCTACCAAATGCTTCCACAATAGCGACCGCACCACTCCACGAGCCCATTCCACCAGAGGGACACAGAACTCCGGGCGCTTGAGTTGCCAGGAGAGCTGTACCTGTACAAGTGATCACCGGCGACATGGCGTCGGCGGCGGGCGACAggacgaggaggaagacggcgtGCGTCACCGGAGGGAACGGGTACATCGCCTCCGCGCTCGTCAAGATGCTGCTGGAGAAGGGCTACGCCGTGAAGACCACCGTCAGAAACCCCGGTTTGACCATCGATTGATTCTTCTCAGTTTTGTTTGTTTTGCCTCAGTGGGTGATTGGCACTATGGTTTGATTTCTGGATTCCAGATGACATGGAGAAGAACTCGCATCTCAAGGACCTGCAGGCGCTCGGCCCCTTGGAGATCCTCCGTGCCGACCTCGACCAAGAGGGCAGCTTCGATGGCGCCGTCGCCGGCTGCGACTACGCCTTCCTCGTCGCCGCCCCGGTGAACCTCTACGCAGAGAACCCTGAGGTGAACGGCAACCACCAAGCTCATTGTGCCATCAGTTCTTCTTACTGTAGTTTGTAGTACTCCAGTATACAAGACACGCATTCTTCAGACTGCCACTCTGAATTCTGAAGCCCGCCAAGAACTGACACCTTTTTGCCGACCGCACACCGTTGAATCTGTACGGTGATGGCAGAAAGACGTGATCGAGCCGGCCGTGCACGGGACCCTGAACGTGATGAGGTCGTGCGTGAGAGCGGGCACGGTGAGGCGCGTCGTCCTCACATCGTCGGCGGCCGCGGTCTCCAGCCGGCCGCTGCAAGGCGACGGCCATGTCCTGGACGAGGAGTCCTGGTCGGATGTCGAGTTCCTTAGATCGAGAAAGAACGGGACTTGGGTAGGCGTTTTCAACCTGTTCAATCATTTCATTGACGGACGAACAGTTGACGCTCACCGCCTTGCTATCGCAGCCGTACCCTGTTTCCAAGGTGCTTCTGGAGAAGGCGGCGAGCGCGTTCGCGCTGGAGCACGGCATCAGCCTGGTCACCGTGTGCCCCGTCGTCACCGTGGGCGCGGTGCCGGCGGCCAAGGTCAACACCAGCGTGCCCGACATCCTCTCCCTGCTCTCCGGTGAGGCCTGAAACTAAATTACGTGCGCGACCGGTACATGTGCTTTACATGGCGTGCGTGCGATGGTGTCAGGCGAGGATGCGAGGTTCAGCAAACTTGAATTGATCGAGAAGGCGACCGGCTCGATCCCGATGGTCCACGTCGACGACCTCTGCCGCGCCGAGCTGTTCCTcgccgaggaggaggcggcgtcggggcggtacAACTGCGGCAGCGTCAACACCACCGTCGTGGGGCTCGCCCGCTTCCTGGCGGCCAAGTATCCGCAGTACAACGTCAAGACCGACCGGTACGTACGTACGCCATGACGAGCTCTGTGGCCATGGCGAGCTCCGACGCTCGTGCATCGGGGATGCGTACGTGATGATCGGTTTGTTTGTTTACTTCAGGTTCGCCGGTCTCACCGAGAAGCCGAGAGTCTGCATTTCGTCGGCGAAGCTCGTCGGGGAAGGGTTTGAGTTCATGTATAAGACTCTGGACGAGATATACGACGACGTCGTTGAGTACGGAAGGGCCTTGGGAATCCTTCCGTGCTAGTGTGCATGATGGATCTTTGAATCAAACGATGCGCTTGCAAGCAAAATAGGCTTAGCCTCTTTCTTTTTTGTTGGTTAATAAGCTTAGCCTCCTAAAAGTACATATATGATGAAATGTGGGTGTTAGTTCATATGAAAAATGATTTGTAAAACATACTTGTATGAAAAGTGATATATGGTATTGTGAACATTCTCGGAACAATGGTTGTGATCTGCTCGGATCGTTCTCGGAACAATGGTTTAGATGGAAGACCAACGCCGACCGGATCCAAAAAGATCTGTCGGAGATACACGTCCACACACCCTTCGCCGAACCACCGCCGTAGCGAAGATAGGAGGAGAACGaagtcgccgcctcgccgcccgaacAAGACACTAGAACTACCAAAAACAAGACACTAGGTATATCTTGCTGTGACAAAAAGCGCAATCGTCACCTGCAGTACTCCAAAAATGGGCGGCCCAACACGCAAGAGGAGCACTGGCACCCTAGCACACTTTTTTgtttaaatatatttttaaaatgaaaattaattttgtttaaattttacAAATGGTCACCACATGTTCCAAAAAAGTTAACGCCGTGTTAAAAAATGTGTCCGCAACTTTTAAGAAATTTTGGTAGCATTAGAAAAAATGATTGTGACAACTAGAAAATATTCACGCATTTCATGACAATGTATGTGATTGTTTTTTCAAAATGTGTATacaatgtataaaaaatgttcgcaTAACGCAAAAAAAGGTATTTTGTaccattaaaaaatgttcataccaTTCAAATGAAATAACGCGACATTAAAAAATTCTcacattttagaaaatgtttgtaaCAATGTAAAAAAAGTTCACgtggttttaaaaaaatgtttcatgCCCATTTAAAAAAGTTTAACATTTATCAGAAAAAATGTTCGGAAACATGTATTTAATTTTTTTACaatatgaatttgaaaaatgttcaacgtgtatcaaAAAATGTGCCACGTGTATATAAAAATGTACAGTGTGTTTAGAAAAAGTAGACATGTTTTGagaaaaaggtaaaaagaaaaaagaaacagaaaaaggaaaaatggtTGAGAAGGATCGATCATTGACCCCAACAGAGAAGGAAAGTGGTTTCTCCTCCTCCTTCCGTTAGCTCTGGTCATCCCGACTTGCGTGGTCAATTCGCTTTTGATCGGCAGCGCGTCATTATGGACTTTGAAGGTAAGAGATAACCGTATGGTCGTCGTCGGCATTCTTCTgttgctgccaccgctggccatcaCGACTCGCGTGGCAAACATCTGTGCATAAATGCACGCACGTGGAGGTGCGAGCGTACTCGAGTTGCCACGCCAGAGAAACCAGAGCCCTGTGCTCGAGCTATTGCCAGGACAAGAGAGCTCAGCTCAGTAGTGATCGTCGGCGatatggcggcggcggcaggcgatgGGGCGACGAGGCGGAAGACGGCGTGCGTCACCGGCGGCAGCGGGTACATCGCGTCGGCGCTCATCAAGATGCTGCTGGAGAAGGGCTACGCCGTCAAGACCACCGTCAGAAACCCCGGTAATCTGTCTTGTTAGATCTCTATTCACTTCCGCTGGAGGGATTCTGTCTCTGAATGAAACTGATGGCAGATGACGCGGAGAAGAACGCGCATCTCAGGGCCTTGGCGGCGCTCGGCCCCTTGGAGGTCTTCCGCGCCGATCTGAGCGAAGAGGGCAGCTTCGACCACGCCGTCGCCGGCTGCGACTACGCCTTCCTCGTCGCCGCTCCGGTGGCCCTCTTGCCGGAGAACCCTGAGGTAAGCGACAACCACCAAACTCACACACTCTTCAGGCTGTATTCACTGACTCACTCTCTAATCCCTGAAACTATCAACTGTCCAAATCACGCACCGCTTATAATTCATCTGGCGGTCTCAGAAAGACGTGATCGAGCCGGCCGTCAACGGGACCCTCAACGTGATGAGGTCGTGCGTGAGAGCGGGGACGGTGACGCGAGTGGTCCTCAcatcgtcggtggcggcggtgtcCAGCCGGCCGCTGGAAGGCGACGGCCACGTCCTTGACGAGGAATCCTGGTCCGACGTGGAATTCCTCAGATCAACAAAGACCGGTCCTTGGGTACACACACACATATATGCACTCTGAATGCTTTCGATCTGTTCAATCATTTCACTGAGAGATGAAACGGTGATGCAGGCGTACTCTGTCTCGAAGGTGCTGGTGGAGAAGGCGGCGTGCGCGTTCGCGGAGGAGAACGGCGTCAGCCTGGTCACCGTGTGCCCTGCCGTGACTGTTGGCGAGGCACCGGCGGCGAACGACCTCACCAGCGTCGGCACCATCCTCTCCCTGCTATCAGGTGAGGCCTGTAGCGAACCGAATCAAAACACAGCGCCAGCAGCAGACACGCTGCCGGACCGATACTACATGCGAGTTTTATTTACATGCCATGATGTTAGGGGATGATGCGTATGCCGGCGCCCTGGAACACATCGAGAGGGCGACGGGCTCCATCCCAATTCTGCACGTCGACGACCTCTGCCGAGCGGAGATATTCGTCGCGGAGGAGGAGGCCGCGTCGGGGCGGTACATCGTCTGCGGCCTCAACCCCACCGTCGTCGAGATTGCCCGCTTCTTGGCTGCCAAGTACCCGCAGTACAAGGTCAATACAGATAGGTACGAATGGCGAGTTCTGAAGCTCGTGCGTTGCCATTGCCAATGTGTACGTAAGTGTTTGTTTTGATTGCTTATCTTCAGGTTCAGAGAACTCCGCGAGAAGCCGAGAGTGTGCATTTCGTCGGCGAAGCTCGTCAAGGAAGGGTTTGAGTACAAGTACAAGAGCGTGGAGGAGATATATGACAGCGTCGTCGAGTATGGAAGGGCCTTGGGAATACTTCCCTACTAAGTAGGAGTAGTATGATCGATCTTAGAATCAGACGATGCGCTTGCAACCAAAATAAGCTTAGTCTCCTCAAGTACACAAATGATGAAATGTGGGTGTTCAATTTATATGAAGTATTATAAAATGTACTTGTATGGAAAATCATGGTTCCATGTCGGCGTGTCCTAACATCATGAACGTTCTCCGAATAATGGTTGTGTCTGATGAAAGCATGCTCAATCATTGTGAAAAAAGACCGTAATCGCGCGCACGTAGATAAACCGCCATTAAAATCTCCCACGGTGTAGAAGAAGGTTTCTTgctttcctctctttctctctcttgaaTTACTTCTTCAGTTTTGCAaagtctcactcgactgagacttCATTATGTCTCGTTCTTTGATTTTGCATGAAGATTTATACttcgactgagacctagccacacccttaCTTTTTCCTCACCAGCTGACCTCCTTTAGTTCCCAAAATCACTGTTTTAATCTCATGGCAAAAGATTACCATATGATTTGACGTCTGTTTAAAAGTTTAGCATGATCCGACTCTCCCGTCTACCCTCCTACATGGCAGCAGTAGGCTACCCAGGCTTACACGGGGGTCTACCATCCAGGCTAACGCTAGGGTCAACGGTGGTAGACCCCAATCAACGCTTGTTGACCATGCCGGCATGGCAAATGGCAATAGTGGCTACCGCTAAATGTGGCGGTGGTAGACCGGTTACTCTACCGCCGGGATCTTTGGCGGCAGACCCCTCAAAGGGTAAAGGCACATTGGAGCCATGGGGTGGGTCACCCACGTGACTGCACCCCAGTCGAACAGGACGAACAGAGGAggcctctctctcctcttctctaaCCCCCCTCAAACAATTCATCTTTTTTGTGGATTTTGCCTCCCATGCCTAAGTAAAGTAAATCTCCTCCAATTATATTTGGTTGATTCTTACTATTTTGTGTGCATTTTTTTGCAATACGTGATACCCTAATTATTGGTGAATATTGTAATTTCAGTCATGGTGAAAAAAGCCGTAATTGTGCACACGTAGATAAACCGCCATTAAAATCTCCCACAATGCACAAGAAGGCTTCTTgttttcctctctttctctctcttgaaTTGCTTTTCCCTTACCTTTACGGGCCACCAATGTAATAGACAAGACATCATGCTGCAATGATGTGATCAACACGAGAATGGTGGATCAGACTGAACTCACACATCACACGTTTGTTGAGATGCCAGATATGCCAAAGCATACAACGGCAAGTGTGCTAACATTGCGCCGATGTGGAGCACATGCCAACCATCTCCGAAACAAGAGGATATCTAGTGGACATAGTCTGTCATGTGGGTGGGAGGTACTGGGTAGACTGACATGGGAAGTTTGACGACCAAGTCACATGTACCACCACTAAGCAATCCACCACTGCGAGTTTCATCGGACGGTCCACCACATGTACCCATGTCAACAGATGACCACTAGAAGGAGGCTCATGCACATAGAGAAATATGGAAAATATGTGCTCCTATGATTGGGGACATTGCGAGGGAGCCTATCATTAGGCCCTGTACAATGCAAGGCGCTTAGGgtaggtgcttagagaaataagcCAATGTTTTTTTAAgcacatgtgcttatttgtggaGGGTAGACGCTTAATTAGGCGTCTATTCTGTAGAAATAGACACTGGTGCTTCAGAAAAGCtcgatttatttttctaagcaccttcctaagcatctagcattgtacaaggccttagcggATCAAGTCGTTCGAGATCTGCCTGACCAACGCCAGAATGGGACGTGACGTGAGTCATCTCCTAATGCCCACCCAATGATGGTGTGCCTCCCGAAGGCCATCGAGTAGATCAGAGACGCACTTAGCCATGCCCGCCGCATCGAGCACGTCTGTACCTCTGCCACCAAGAGTCGGATCAGACCCAATTTGTGCTGCCACTAGGTGCGTCCACAATAGTCCCACACTAGCCCAGATCAGACCGCTCGTGCACGATAGCTTTGCCCCGGATTGCCACAACCTCCATGTAGAGTTGCATGCTAAGGGCATCTGCAAGGTGCACCCCTAAATAGGACAGGGCGTCCATCCACGGACGATGATACGGGGGCCGACCATCCAACTGTGTACCTAAACGTCCACCTACATTTCAAACAGAATTTGAAGAGACCGAACGATTTTCATACAAACCGGATGATTTTCATTTAAACCGGACCACATTCATTACATTTTTGACATTTCACTAACAAAAGTGTTTGGAAGTTAACCTAGTCAAAATCTTCGCTCGCTTCCATGCTCCTAGTCCTTGTTGTTCCCTATGTACAACATCCTCCCTGCCGTGAGCCCCGGTAAGTGAAACTGGGGGTCGCTGGTAAGGAAGGATAAGACCTGGGACACAGAAGTGCCCACATGGCACGCGGACATCTCAGTCTCCCATGTCCTACTTTTCCTCGTCGGAGTccacggcttggggcggcaactggctccgtcgggttAGGCGAGAGAGGTGGAGCAGCGAGATTCCTCGCTCGTATTCGATGTGCTCGGCGGGCCATCCAtccggcttttatgccggagaactgctctccCGGCTCGTCGGACGCCATCGAAAGAGTGAAGAAAACGgtggaaggaggagatggggagcggcagagtggtgcgattcttgcccggcgtctggcctcgtttaaatagagggcggacggaaGGAGCTTGCCCGGCGTTACGTTTAATGCCGGCCCACtcgtgaacggacgtgtggccggaataggtttatTGGCTTCCGCACGGGTTTAATGGaagcgtttgaatgcggcaaggaggtgtgttcagccggcGTGCAGTGGGCGGCGCCCTCGGCCAGCGAGCCACTTTAATGgtggaggcagtgagaggtcgcgtccgtcctGAGCCGCTTTCAATGTGGAGCGGCGTGCTCTACACCGGCATGAATGCGGCAGCTGGCACCAAGAGGGAACACGCGCGGGCGAGGGATGAGGGGTTTGGGTggaccagggcggtcagaagcgggcgtgATAGCGGTCCAAACTCCCACAAAGCTCCCACACGTTTGTctctccggtttgcgggagaaaacGCGTCCGGACCACGCCGTGGACTTGTACATgcccgcgttggatggcttccgcggtccggacggttgcgggaggtttgagggtcggcgttggagatgccctaagagaaGTATCACTAGGTTTACTTGGCACAAAACATGCTTACAGCGGTATAGGGGAGTGTACTCAATGAATTTATAACCATAAAAGATATATACGCTCAAAACCAAA
This region of Triticum aestivum cultivar Chinese Spring chromosome 2D, IWGSC CS RefSeq v2.1, whole genome shotgun sequence genomic DNA includes:
- the LOC123054725 gene encoding uncharacterized protein, which encodes MMWGVAAAVASAAAVAVASGAELLACDCAPTEPAAAVAVGRCDEFLLRQRESSAPSGASGGSGTDDKFAPRFDGLRFIETLVTAHR
- the LOC123054724 gene encoding anthocyanidin reductase ((2S)-flavan-3-ol-forming), which produces MASAAGDRTRRKTACVTGGNGYIASALVKMLLEKGYAVKTTVRNPDDMEKNSHLKDLQALGPLEILRADLDQEGSFDGAVAGCDYAFLVAAPVNLYAENPEKDVIEPAVHGTLNVMRSCVRAGTVRRVVLTSSAAAVSSRPLQGDGHVLDEESWSDVEFLRSRKNGTWPYPVSKVLLEKAASAFALEHGISLVTVCPVVTVGAVPAAKVNTSVPDILSLLSGEDARFSKLELIEKATGSIPMVHVDDLCRAELFLAEEEAASGRYNCGSVNTTVVGLARFLAAKYPQYNVKTDRFAGLTEKPRVCISSAKLVGEGFEFMYKTLDEIYDDVVEYGRALGILPC
- the LOC123054723 gene encoding anthocyanidin reductase ((2S)-flavan-3-ol-forming), with protein sequence MAAAAGDGATRRKTACVTGGSGYIASALIKMLLEKGYAVKTTVRNPDDAEKNAHLRALAALGPLEVFRADLSEEGSFDHAVAGCDYAFLVAAPVALLPENPEKDVIEPAVNGTLNVMRSCVRAGTVTRVVLTSSVAAVSSRPLEGDGHVLDEESWSDVEFLRSTKTGPWAYSVSKVLVEKAACAFAEENGVSLVTVCPAVTVGEAPAANDLTSVGTILSLLSGDDAYAGALEHIERATGSIPILHVDDLCRAEIFVAEEEAASGRYIVCGLNPTVVEIARFLAAKYPQYKVNTDRFRELREKPRVCISSAKLVKEGFEYKYKSVEEIYDSVVEYGRALGILPY